The window TAGGTAATGTCTTAGTTTTCCACATCAAATCATAAGAGTAGAAACTATATTCTGTTTTCCTTGAAGTAAATCTGAACCAATAGGGTTATGTTATGtcacactcccccccccccccccccaaaaaaaaaataaaaaaaaaaaaaatatatatagataaataaataaaaatgtagGGTTATATGCAGAAGCAACATAGGATCTGTATAAAATTACGAGTTGGTCTTTGAATCTGCGAGTGGAACAAATGATATAAATCAGCAATTTTCTTATGTCTccatttgatttattttcatcTCCAACAGGAGAGGGAAATCCGACTTTTTGCTGGTACAGTTCCAAATGTGACGACAACAGGTGACATTGAAAGCTTGGCCATGTATGCTGGCCAAGGTGTAGGCCTCATCAAGGAAATCATACCTGCAGGTCAAGTGGTAAAGAGGCTAGTCGAAGGAGCTCAGCTTTTAATCCAACAAAAATTCCGTGCAGAGACGAGTTGAAGAAAGGAGGATTACCCTAAACTCATAACGACTAATCCGTTTGCAAACTGTAATGAACTTGGTTAGTGGGTGGTACACTAAAAGGTCTTGATCGGTAATAACTGCATTGCAGTTCACTGGTGCTCAGCCTGAACAAATGCATTTGCTTCTTTGTTGATGCTGTGTTTGAAATTCAAATTGTCAATAAGAGGCAAGTTATGTAATCTTTTTGAAATTGGTTTTCTGGTTGTGATAATGTTACATTACATAGTTCATTTTGATTCATTAGCAAGCTTTGCTCAAGCTTTATTGGAATTGTATCAAACCTCAGGGAACACATTTTCCCTGAGAAATGCATTACAGTGCGTGGCCCAGCAGGCCCAACCTGATTCTATGGTAGGAATGGGATGTGCTTAGAGGTGTCAGAGTTACACAATAGGCCTGATGCCAGTAGTGAACTGAGGGCCATTGCAGAAGGGATCATTATCGTCTCCAGTTAccctgcccggtacagtggTCTGGTTCTTTTCATAGGGAGATGGAAATGACGTTTTAACCTTCCTTAGGCAGTGTATTCGAGCGGCATCAATAAAAACATGATTTCCGTTTTTTATGAGGGGTGGGACGGTCATTTTACCCCCATCATGACCAGGCAGGgtactggaggggataaagatccctccGGCTTATTCTCTAGATGTTCAATGGTCAAAGTTGCCACATTATCTGTCCATGTGGCACGACTAGATGTGTCATCTATAAAATGATATGTGGGTGGTCCTACATACGAATCTTTTTGCAAATATGGAAACTGTATAATTGCACAAGTACTTCACATGCAAGCATTATTAAGGGGAAGTATAATCTAGTCGAACTCAATTTGAAAAAGGATATCTATGATATGGTATGTTAGATGGTACCATATTTTATTGATTGGAAAGGTTCAAAGTTTCATATTCATAAGTCAAGTTTCAATCTAATCGAAATTGCCCAAGTGGCAAAAGTAAAGTTTTCATATCCAAGAATaccaagaagaagaaccacCAAAGTAGACTATGAGATGGTGGATACTATCAGTACATTGGGGTTTATGATTGATTTTGCCTTCGaaatttcatataaaaaaagtGAAgtattgaattttttcaaatgaTAACAATTGTTCCTTTTTAGTTTTGTGACAATTGTCTCAATACCACATTTTTCACACTTTTTGTATGGTTTttgttttagggaaaaagaatgctaaccagtCACATGGTTCCTAAGCATAAACACAGGATCATGCAAAATTATCGTTCAGTCCCCAGTAAACTAAAAATCCATTCACTTAAATGCTCCTATATGTGCTCTTATTGGTTCCTGCTCTGGTACAGACACTACACGACCGACTAGCGTTCTTTcgcctttatttatttattttttgattgaattttGGTCCATCACATCTGACTTTTCAATCCGACAAAAAGTTTGATTTCACAAAAATTGATATGAAAGTTTAAGAGGAGAGATTCTGTGGGACAAAATGTTGCTGCTACCtgttggcagccaaggaaatgagatTTTTAagaatatttttgaaaataccaaatcttAGGAGGGCATTTATGAACTCAAACTAAACTCTAGGAGGATATTTATAAACCCAAAGTAAATACCCTCATAgggttttatattttaaaaaataccctttaagatcccatttctttggctgcaagTAAGGGTAGCAGGAATGtagcaataatttttttttccaattctgTGTACGACAACTTAAAAAATTGAAAGCTTTGAAAATAAGAGGGGAtagattttgatattttaagaggagtttatccccatcgaAGGGTTTCAACTATGACCGTGCACCATGCACAGCATACATGAAATGATGAAATCCTTTATCTTTTAACCTTTCGATGAAGAAGTTCTCTCTTCATCACCCTGTGGagggcccaaaaaaaaaatctcctttgttttttgcCCTTATTTGTAAGTCAATTATTGTGAATTGCTGACTAGTAGTCAGACATCGTAGAATCGTAGAGGTTAAAATGGTTAGGATAATCAATGAGGCTGGCCCCACATTCCAATCCGGCAGTTAACAGTGATGACTCCTCCTGTTTTTGTGAGATTTTCAACGACTGTATTTTGCGTGTCTGTCCCTGTGCATGGGAGACagagagaaagtgagagagagattttctttGGGGGATGGGGGTTTTACTTGTTTAAGGACCGAGAGCCCGAGAGGGAGGAAATGCCCAAATTCTAAGGACCGAGAGGCGAGAGGCGAGGAAATCCCCAAATAAAAGCCTTTCGCTATCTACACAGCTGCTAGTAGACAGCCTTataagagagaaaggaaggaatgaGACAGGCAACCTTCCTTTTGCTCGGCTTTTTTTCTGTTATGTGCTTTATGATTTATCcccatttgtttcttctctctctctctctctctgcctctctGCTTCCCCACTTCCTATTCTCAGTTGATTGATCAGAATGAGACCTCATCAATTCACGTCTCCTTCACAAATCTAATAAACCTAAAACTTTGATCACCACCATACGGTTCCTAGCTAGCTCATATCATagccccttctctctctctgtctctctctcaaacaccACACAGACACAACCCAGTAAACTACTATACTACTACTTCTCTTACTCCACTggaaaaaagcaaagaaagataggctttttggtctctccctctttttttttcctctcttccgTTTGTTCCTTTTTCAGCTTCTGGGTATGAATGTTTGATATTCATGGTCCGTAGAGATGGTTTCATGGCCAGGAATTCAGTGAACTCAGATCGCCACACCATCACCGTGGTTATCTTTGTCACActtcttcatctcctccttCTACCTCCGGCTTCTTGCGTTGCACAGCACATCCCGTCTCTGGCTCCTCAGGTAACCTAGCTATCTTTTGGCTTGCCTCCATTGTTTGGTTCCTTTCCCTTTGGGGGTTAATTAATATATCAGCACTGGAGCTCTGTTTGTTTTGCTACTATGAAGGGGTTATTACTCGAAGACAAGACCCGGTTGGGTTCCACTCCACCGAGTTGCCGTAACAAGTGCAACGAGTGCCACCCTTGCATTGCTGTACAGGTACCTACGCTACCGAGTCATGAACGATTCCAACCCGGTCCCCGAAGAACAAAGCCTGTGGAACTGGTGGTATTATCTCCATCGACGGCCGACGATGCTAAATACTCCAACTACAAACCCGTGGGTTGGAAATGCCGATGCGGGAACCGCCTTTTCAACCCTTGAAAAGGTAAATTCTAGTATAAATTAATGAAGAAGAATATGAGATGGGCTTCTCTCATGATCAGCTTTAGAGTGTCTCTATAACTTGCCATGAATTTGCTAGTACAAAAGAAACTGAGAACCCACCATGCTTtgtgcttcttcagttcttcctgATCTGGGCTTCTCTTTTAACTATATCccttttttgtaaatttttttgctGAACAAGGATCATCGGTCCCAGGGATTGATATGAAGGGACAAAACACATTAATGCTGTGATGGgtatttgaaatttttatttaattatttcagAATAAACTGTTACAGGGACAGTCACAAGTCACAAGCCCTTCTCAGTTCTGGCTCTTGTGGGCTCTCACTTGACCCCCATTTGAATTGATTGGATATCTCTCGATTGATTGATTCCAACTTGCCTCTGTGAAGTGTGAACTGGTCGGACTTTGGAGTAGTCGTGCCCCCAGTCTCCAAATTTCTATCAGATGTGAAAATTTCAAgctcaaaaaatttgatttcCCAATTCCCCAAGTCACCAAAAGGCCataattttctctctctgtctccctCTTCCACAGTAGACAGAAACTGTGATTGCTGTGAAGGTCAATTTctatcctctattgccgagttGCCCCGCAGGCTCGTGCTGTACGGCAGTTATTAGTGAAAATGACCAAAGTGATGGGAATTTTAATCTCATACCCCTCGGTACTATTGATGTTAGTTTCGTCATTCGGCATTAATTGTCCTGGTTGTTTCGTTCCGTATGTTTCCATGGTTAAAAGAGAGTAGGGGAATAGGCTCAGCTTCTCTCTTAACTTATTCGACGATGAGAAGAATACTGTACGAAGAGATTTCAATAAATGAGAGGTACTGCTCTGCCTGCTGGTGTAGCCTGCAAATGCATGGCCTAAATAACGGGATACCACGTGATCCCACAGTTATGATAGGTCGTACAAGAATCTTGAGTTTTGCTAGGTGTCGATCGGCACCAGTACACTTGCAACTCTATTGACTGACACGTGATGGCCATGCAGATTGATctgactttctttctttcttttttttttttgaccctGAACAACGGAATATCAGAGCATGGACTATTTAGAGTTTTACTATTcgaacgaaattttgctgctagcAGGTAGCAATAACATATTAAAacttaggagggtatttattATTTAGGAAAAATTTCTTGGATACCTCCTAAAAGTATTTAATATCTCAAAAACTTATCATACTTGATTAAAATATCACAGAtaccccctatttttatgaatttatatcaatttagtccactccgttagtctctgcagttaagtgtctgttaactctttttaaatggcgaaattacccttactACAGTGAAATCCCTTTAATACCctgttttgttcctttttttattctctcctttttcttctccttcttctctttcttcttcaccaccaccacctccagccctccttctcttgctcccctgctgctgtttcttccgccgccaccaccgccaccccctccagccctccttctcttgctcccctgcaaccccgccaccaTCCTCTCCAGTCTCTCCCGCCCGACGAATTGCTGTTCTCTGCGTAATGAATTGCTTGACGTCAATCAGATAATGGATTTGTTTCTGACTTTTGTTGAATCTTTTTCACAATGGTGGTAGTTTGGAATAGATGGACTATCCAATTGAGCTAAAACTTGATTTGCAGTTAAGGAATACTTTTGATCTACTTCTGTTCAACCTTCACATCAGATCTGCTATAGGTGGGTTTTCCATGGATAACGTCATGGAGCTTGGATCACAGCAGACGTCTTCTTCGTCCTGTCGTCTTCACTTGTTAGTTTAAATTTCTGCTTTCGGAACCTTCCAATTTATCATTCACTTTCAggtaaccctaaaaaaaatagaacccTTTCAACCTGGAATTGTCCAAAACCTTATGATGAAAAGAtggaccagagagagagagagcgaatGTTTTCGCAATCACCCATATATAAAGGGAATCGATCCACTCGTCCAATTACTCCAAAACCTAAGATGGAA is drawn from Telopea speciosissima isolate NSW1024214 ecotype Mountain lineage chromosome 1, Tspe_v1, whole genome shotgun sequence and contains these coding sequences:
- the LOC122662124 gene encoding EPIDERMAL PATTERNING FACTOR-like protein 1, whose translation is MVRRDGFMARNSVNSDRHTITVVIFVTLLHLLLLPPASCVAQHIPSLAPQGLLLEDKTRLGSTPPSCRNKCNECHPCIAVQVPTLPSHERFQPGPRRTKPVELVVLSPSTADDAKYSNYKPVGWKCRCGNRLFNP